The following coding sequences are from one Triticum aestivum cultivar Chinese Spring chromosome 5A, IWGSC CS RefSeq v2.1, whole genome shotgun sequence window:
- the LOC123102883 gene encoding NADH dehydrogenase [ubiquinone] iron-sulfur protein 3: MDNQSIFQYSWEILPKKWVHKMKRSEHGNRSYTNTDYPFPLLCFLKWHTYTRVQVSIDICGVDHPSRKRRFEVVHNLLSTRYNSRIRVQTSADEVTRISPVVSLFPSAGRWEREVWDMSGVSSINHPDLRRISTDYGFEGHPLRKDFPLSGYVEVRYDDPEKRVVSEPIEMTQEFRYFDFASPWEQRSDG, encoded by the coding sequence aTGGATAACCAATCCATTTTCCAATATAGTTGGGAGATTTTACCCAAGAAATGGGTACATAAAATGAAAAGATCGGAACATGGGAATAGATCTTATACCAATACTGACTACCCATTTCCATTGTTGTGCTTTCTAAAATGGCATACCTATACAAGGGTTCAAGTTTCGATCGATATTTGCGGAGTGGATCATCCCTCTCGAAAACGAAGATTTGAAGTTGTCCATAATTTACTGAGTACTCGGTATAACTCACGCATTCGTGTACAAACAAGTGCAGACGAAGTAACACGAATATCTCCGGTAGTCAGTCTATTTCCATCAGCCGGCCGGTGGGAGCGAGAAGTATGGGATATGTCTGGTGTTTCTTCCATCAATCATCCGGATTTACGCCGTATATCAACAGATTATGGTTTCGAGGGTCATCCATTACGAAAAGACTTTCCTCTGAGTGGATATGTGGAAGTACGCTATGATGATCCAGAGAAACGTGTGGTTTCTGAACCCATTGAGATGACCCAAGAATTTCGCTATTTCGATTTTGCTAGTCCTTGGGAACAGCGTAGCGACGGATAA